In the genome of Dyadobacter fermentans DSM 18053, the window TTTGCCGCATGTCGAACTTCGAATTGCCGAATTCAATCTTCACTATGGCATTGGGGTCCAAAGGCAATGATTTCTCTACGATCCCGAAGATTTTAAGCGCCTTGTCCACTTTCATGGAACGGTCAGCTTCTTTCACCGACGGCTCCCAAAGCTGCACGATAACCTCTGTCCAGCTGTTCATCTGACCGCCGCAATCGACCGACACGATCGGCGCCTGTTTGATTTCGGTAATATGATACGAGCTATCTACGAACTTCCCTGCTTCATATTCAAATTGCAGATGCATGTCAGCATTCTGCTCGAGCGTACTTTTGAAGTCGCCCCACGTCACTGGATTTGGTTGATTTGCCATAGCTCAATTGTTATAATGTAATATTGCGATTAATTTACTCAAAAAAATACCCGCTTAGTTGCAGCAGGTAACCTGTTCAAAGGATTCCAGTATCGAGCCGAAGGCTTGCCGAGCCTCTTCCCACACCGGTGGATTGATGCAATAGCAAACGCGTGGAGGGTTAATCTCACCCTGAATAATGCCTATCCGCTTCAACTCCTTCAAATGCTGAGACACGGTTGCCTGGGCAAGGTCCAGTTCATCCACCAGGTCGCCGCAAACACATGCCTTGCGCGCAATGAGCAGCTGCAA includes:
- a CDS encoding DUF6428 family protein produces the protein MANQPNPVTWGDFKSTLEQNADMHLQFEYEAGKFVDSSYHITEIKQAPIVSVDCGGQMNSWTEVIVQLWEPSVKEADRSMKVDKALKIFGIVEKSLPLDPNAIVKIEFGNSKFDMRQMYPGEFVTEGETFTVNLVPDFTQCKALSRNQSCGTSSADASCCAPAEKKEEPKLIVVAEEASCCAPGGGCC
- a CDS encoding ArsR/SmtB family transcription factor, with product MGVTKTEIFTEQQNRIADLAKAFAHPARVAILQLLIARKACVCGDLVDELDLAQATVSQHLKELKRIGIIQGEINPPRVCYCINPPVWEEARQAFGSILESFEQVTCCN